A stretch of the Aphis gossypii isolate Hap1 chromosome 2, ASM2018417v2, whole genome shotgun sequence genome encodes the following:
- the LOC126550254 gene encoding uncharacterized protein LOC126550254 isoform X2, protein MVKYAQVLLMCARGAQPKIVYSRPPRNDTEMTVQTAASDDDETTSANTTTAALATLASTGHRYADSSKSMSTRNNRYYGVQYYAPPVVHDTAVVDAFGRQLQQMQQQQQHHNQRHPLQPATVPAAAYHQRDGDRGPWEQTAAVVHADGGPILMNPLHLQPVYDDRQSTARYAPPPKPHRAPQPVARLVKYAEPAAAAVAFQLPYLAAEADDRTLLNNLPALQFALQHATGKTPPPPPPLVSTSGHQQYAALQQPPNLHHHHLRHHPVKQTQPAVHQVYSQPAPYPQLHRNHQRLLQLHPGHVQHRYAPYGAAQPATRFTQVPFLYNLPAPPTAHRHLLAPAEYDLVSRFNRLIKQREHDDRRHAQESSARRRRPEDSGGVSSDVSVGSDNNEDGEEEETATRPAVKPKKSKKKKKKKRPKASTTPVPPAPVEEEIDEEESDGRLPSSRRYKPSSQQDDERADDEQANSEEQESQNVHTSEQLPEGTIVQETEDELQHTLDEPSQLSEQFGGDLTFEDGGGERVEFQLHGIGGPESYKFGFDTGKGSNRQFRYEERDNGGNVHGHYGYLDNDGKMQVYNYSSHPELGYRAQKAETLEV, encoded by the exons TATGCGCAGGTGTTATTGATGTGCGCACGCGGCGCCCAACCGAAAATCGTGTACTCCAGACCGCCGCGCAACGACACCGAAATGACGGTGCAGACGGCCGCGTCGGACGACGACGAGACGACCTCCGCGAACACGACGACGGCGGCGCTGGCCACCTTAGCGTCCACCGGCCACCGGTACGCGGACAGCAGCAAAAGCATGTCTACGAGGAACAACCGCTATTACGGCGTGCAGTATTACGCACCGCCCGTCGTGCACGACACCGCCGTCGTCGACGCTTTCGGTCGCCAACTGCAACAaatgcagcagcagcagcagcaccaCAACCAGCGCCACCCGCTGCAACCGGCCACCGTACCGGCCGCGGCGTACCATCAACGCGACGGTGACCGCGGCCCGTGGGAACAGACGGCCGCCGTGGTGCACGCCGACGGCGGACCGATACTGATGAACCCGTTGCACCTGCAACCGGTCTACGACGACCGCCAGTCTACGGCCCGGTACGCGCCGCCTCCCAAACCGCACAGGGCCCCCCAGCCCGTGGCCAGACTCGTCAAGTACGCGGAACCGGCAGCGGCGGCCGTGGCGTTCCAGCTCCCGTACCTGGCGGCCGAGGCCGACGACCGGACGCTGCTGAACAACCTGCCGGCACTCCAGTTCGCGCTCCAGCACGCCACCGGAaagacgccgccgccgccgccgccgttggTCTCGACTTCCGGACACCAGCAGTACGCGGCTCTCCAGCAACCGCCCAACCTCCACCATCACCACCTCCGTCACCATCCGGTCAAACAGACGCAGCCCGCCGTGCACCAGGTCTACTCGCAGCCGGCGCCGTACCCGCAACTGCATCGCAACCATCAGAGGCTGCTGCAACTGCATCCCGGACACGTGCAGCACCGGTACGCCCCTTACGGCGCCGCGCAACCGGCCACCCGGTTCACCCAAGTGCCGTTCCTGTACAACCTGCCGGCGCCGCCGACCGCGCATCGACACCTGTTGGCGCCGGCCGAGTACGATCTGGTGTCTCGGTTCAACAGACTGATCAAGCAGCGCGAACATGACGATCGGCGCCACGCCCAGGAATCGTCGGCCCGACGTCGGCGGCCCGAAGACAGTGGCGGCGTTAGCAGTGACGTCAGCGTTGGCAGCGACAATAACGAAGACGGCGAGGAAGAGGAGACGGCCACCCGACCGGCGGTCAAGCCGAAAAAGTCCaagaaaaagaagaagaagaagagaCCCAAAGCGTCCACCACCCCCGTGCCGCCGGCTCCGGTCGAAGAAGAGATCGACGAAGAGGAAAGCGACGGACGACTGCCGTCGTCGCGACGGTACAAGCCATCTTCGCAGCAGGACGACGAACGGGCCGACGACGAACAGGCCAACTCCGAGGAACAGGAATCGCAAAACGTGCACACTAGCGAACAG CTGCCTGAAGGCACGATCGTTCAGGAAACCGAAGACGAACTGCAACACACGTTAGATGAACCG TCTCAACTCAGCGAACAGTTTGGTGGTGATTTAACATTCGAAGACGGTGGCGGCGAACGAGTAGAGTTCCAGCTTCACGGCATCGGCGGTCCTGAGTCGTACAAATTTGGATTTGACACCGGCAAAGG gTCCAACAGACAGTTCAGATACGAGGAAAGGGACAACGGAGGAAACGTCCACGGCCATTATGGATACCTTGATAACGACGGAAAGATGCAAGTGTACAACTACAGTTCACATCCAGAACTCGGATATCGCGCGCAAAAGGCTGAAACCCTCGAGGTGTGA
- the LOC126550254 gene encoding uncharacterized protein LOC126550254 isoform X1, whose translation MLYWEIARCQSAPHSQPARSGSSPPYLPLHKRIYRVQHVTAGRTNMVLIIIYAQVLLMCARGAQPKIVYSRPPRNDTEMTVQTAASDDDETTSANTTTAALATLASTGHRYADSSKSMSTRNNRYYGVQYYAPPVVHDTAVVDAFGRQLQQMQQQQQHHNQRHPLQPATVPAAAYHQRDGDRGPWEQTAAVVHADGGPILMNPLHLQPVYDDRQSTARYAPPPKPHRAPQPVARLVKYAEPAAAAVAFQLPYLAAEADDRTLLNNLPALQFALQHATGKTPPPPPPLVSTSGHQQYAALQQPPNLHHHHLRHHPVKQTQPAVHQVYSQPAPYPQLHRNHQRLLQLHPGHVQHRYAPYGAAQPATRFTQVPFLYNLPAPPTAHRHLLAPAEYDLVSRFNRLIKQREHDDRRHAQESSARRRRPEDSGGVSSDVSVGSDNNEDGEEEETATRPAVKPKKSKKKKKKKRPKASTTPVPPAPVEEEIDEEESDGRLPSSRRYKPSSQQDDERADDEQANSEEQESQNVHTSEQLPEGTIVQETEDELQHTLDEPSQLSEQFGGDLTFEDGGGERVEFQLHGIGGPESYKFGFDTGKGSNRQFRYEERDNGGNVHGHYGYLDNDGKMQVYNYSSHPELGYRAQKAETLEV comes from the exons ATGTTGTATTGGGAAATCGCCCGCTGCCAGTCAGCTCCGCACAGTCAACCCGCCCGGTCAGGTAGCTCGCCACCGTATTTACCGTTGCACAAACGGATTTATCGCGTTCAACATGTAACCGCCGGTCGCACGAACATGGtgctaattattata TATGCGCAGGTGTTATTGATGTGCGCACGCGGCGCCCAACCGAAAATCGTGTACTCCAGACCGCCGCGCAACGACACCGAAATGACGGTGCAGACGGCCGCGTCGGACGACGACGAGACGACCTCCGCGAACACGACGACGGCGGCGCTGGCCACCTTAGCGTCCACCGGCCACCGGTACGCGGACAGCAGCAAAAGCATGTCTACGAGGAACAACCGCTATTACGGCGTGCAGTATTACGCACCGCCCGTCGTGCACGACACCGCCGTCGTCGACGCTTTCGGTCGCCAACTGCAACAaatgcagcagcagcagcagcaccaCAACCAGCGCCACCCGCTGCAACCGGCCACCGTACCGGCCGCGGCGTACCATCAACGCGACGGTGACCGCGGCCCGTGGGAACAGACGGCCGCCGTGGTGCACGCCGACGGCGGACCGATACTGATGAACCCGTTGCACCTGCAACCGGTCTACGACGACCGCCAGTCTACGGCCCGGTACGCGCCGCCTCCCAAACCGCACAGGGCCCCCCAGCCCGTGGCCAGACTCGTCAAGTACGCGGAACCGGCAGCGGCGGCCGTGGCGTTCCAGCTCCCGTACCTGGCGGCCGAGGCCGACGACCGGACGCTGCTGAACAACCTGCCGGCACTCCAGTTCGCGCTCCAGCACGCCACCGGAaagacgccgccgccgccgccgccgttggTCTCGACTTCCGGACACCAGCAGTACGCGGCTCTCCAGCAACCGCCCAACCTCCACCATCACCACCTCCGTCACCATCCGGTCAAACAGACGCAGCCCGCCGTGCACCAGGTCTACTCGCAGCCGGCGCCGTACCCGCAACTGCATCGCAACCATCAGAGGCTGCTGCAACTGCATCCCGGACACGTGCAGCACCGGTACGCCCCTTACGGCGCCGCGCAACCGGCCACCCGGTTCACCCAAGTGCCGTTCCTGTACAACCTGCCGGCGCCGCCGACCGCGCATCGACACCTGTTGGCGCCGGCCGAGTACGATCTGGTGTCTCGGTTCAACAGACTGATCAAGCAGCGCGAACATGACGATCGGCGCCACGCCCAGGAATCGTCGGCCCGACGTCGGCGGCCCGAAGACAGTGGCGGCGTTAGCAGTGACGTCAGCGTTGGCAGCGACAATAACGAAGACGGCGAGGAAGAGGAGACGGCCACCCGACCGGCGGTCAAGCCGAAAAAGTCCaagaaaaagaagaagaagaagagaCCCAAAGCGTCCACCACCCCCGTGCCGCCGGCTCCGGTCGAAGAAGAGATCGACGAAGAGGAAAGCGACGGACGACTGCCGTCGTCGCGACGGTACAAGCCATCTTCGCAGCAGGACGACGAACGGGCCGACGACGAACAGGCCAACTCCGAGGAACAGGAATCGCAAAACGTGCACACTAGCGAACAG CTGCCTGAAGGCACGATCGTTCAGGAAACCGAAGACGAACTGCAACACACGTTAGATGAACCG TCTCAACTCAGCGAACAGTTTGGTGGTGATTTAACATTCGAAGACGGTGGCGGCGAACGAGTAGAGTTCCAGCTTCACGGCATCGGCGGTCCTGAGTCGTACAAATTTGGATTTGACACCGGCAAAGG gTCCAACAGACAGTTCAGATACGAGGAAAGGGACAACGGAGGAAACGTCCACGGCCATTATGGATACCTTGATAACGACGGAAAGATGCAAGTGTACAACTACAGTTCACATCCAGAACTCGGATATCGCGCGCAAAAGGCTGAAACCCTCGAGGTGTGA